The Novosphingobium kaempferiae genome includes a window with the following:
- a CDS encoding DUF885 domain-containing protein codes for MIDRRHFLASASAGAAAAAAAGPALARKAAPSAGSNPALALFMDKYFDAQIDASPETATQLGLDTGARAALKSHLTIPTREEEEKNRKLVRTARQQLGTIDRAALNAQDAIYYDTIAANLDAVIRTYAIPYGQGGWPQIYRVSQGGGAYLNTADFLDNQHTIKTAADAEAYVSRVNDFADVLAAETDRMQEDFGLGVIPPDFILNKTIGLQKGMLGTPAADSTLVGSIARRTKENSIPGDWGARVQKLVAERVYPALQRQNDALQAALPKAGHEASVSRLPQGAQYYANSLNYITTTRLSAEEIHRIGLEQVADLTARSDALLKSQGFTKGTVGERMAALNADPANVYPNTDAAKVELIGHLNTQMAAMQALLPKAFGRLPKSGVEIKRVPPEIQEGASQGYYNAPSLDGTRPGIYWINLTDTANWPKYGLPTLTYHEAIPGHHLQIALQQESAAAPKLMNLLFFSSYAEGWGLYAEQLADELGAYDNDPLGRIGFYQSLLFRAVRLVIDTGIHSKGWSREQAIRYFLDNTGRAEGGATSEVDRYCAWPGQACAYKVGHNEWTRLREKARTALGSRFDIRGFHDTALAGGGMPLTVLERVVDDWISTRKASAG; via the coding sequence ATGATCGATCGTCGTCACTTCCTCGCTTCCGCTTCGGCAGGCGCCGCCGCCGCCGCGGCAGCCGGTCCCGCACTGGCTCGGAAAGCGGCACCCTCGGCCGGTTCCAACCCCGCCCTCGCCCTGTTCATGGACAAGTACTTCGACGCCCAGATCGACGCCTCGCCCGAGACGGCGACGCAGCTCGGCCTCGACACCGGCGCCCGCGCCGCGCTGAAATCGCACCTGACCATCCCCACCCGCGAGGAGGAGGAAAAGAACCGCAAGCTGGTCCGCACCGCGCGGCAGCAGCTCGGCACGATCGACCGGGCGGCGCTGAATGCGCAGGACGCGATCTATTACGACACCATCGCCGCCAACCTCGACGCCGTCATCAGGACTTACGCCATTCCCTATGGCCAGGGCGGATGGCCGCAGATCTATCGCGTCAGCCAGGGCGGCGGCGCCTACCTCAACACGGCGGACTTCCTCGACAACCAGCACACCATCAAGACGGCGGCAGATGCCGAGGCCTATGTCTCGCGCGTCAACGACTTCGCCGACGTGCTGGCCGCCGAGACCGACCGGATGCAGGAGGATTTCGGCCTCGGCGTCATCCCGCCCGATTTCATCCTGAACAAGACCATCGGCCTCCAGAAAGGGATGCTGGGCACGCCTGCCGCCGACTCCACGCTCGTCGGATCGATCGCGCGGCGCACGAAGGAGAATTCCATCCCCGGCGACTGGGGCGCACGGGTGCAGAAGCTGGTCGCCGAGCGGGTCTATCCGGCCCTGCAGCGCCAGAACGACGCCCTGCAGGCCGCGCTGCCCAAGGCCGGGCATGAGGCTTCGGTATCGCGCCTGCCGCAAGGCGCGCAGTACTATGCCAACAGCCTGAACTACATCACCACCACCCGCCTCTCCGCCGAAGAGATCCACCGCATCGGGCTGGAGCAGGTCGCGGACCTGACGGCGCGCTCTGACGCGCTGCTGAAATCGCAGGGCTTCACCAAGGGGACGGTCGGCGAGCGCATGGCCGCGCTGAACGCCGACCCGGCCAACGTCTACCCCAATACGGACGCCGCCAAGGTCGAGCTGATCGGGCACCTCAACACGCAGATGGCGGCGATGCAGGCGCTGCTGCCCAAGGCGTTCGGTCGCCTTCCCAAGTCGGGCGTCGAGATCAAGCGGGTGCCGCCCGAGATCCAGGAAGGCGCATCGCAGGGCTACTACAATGCGCCCAGCCTCGACGGCACGCGGCCGGGCATCTACTGGATCAACCTGACCGACACCGCCAACTGGCCCAAGTACGGCCTGCCGACCCTGACCTATCACGAGGCGATCCCGGGCCATCACCTGCAGATCGCGCTGCAGCAGGAAAGCGCGGCGGCGCCCAAGCTGATGAACCTGCTGTTCTTCTCCAGCTACGCCGAAGGCTGGGGCCTCTACGCCGAACAGCTCGCCGATGAACTCGGTGCCTATGACAACGATCCGCTGGGCCGGATCGGCTTCTACCAGAGCCTGCTGTTCCGCGCGGTGCGTCTGGTCATCGACACCGGCATCCATTCGAAGGGTTGGAGCCGCGAGCAGGCGATCCGCTACTTCCTCGACAACACCGGCCGGGCCGAGGGCGGCGCGACTTCGGAAGTGGACCGCTATTGCGCATGGCCGGGTCAGGCCTGCGCCTACAAGGTCGGCCACAACGAGTGGACCCGCCTGCGCGAAAAGGC